Proteins found in one Micropterus dolomieu isolate WLL.071019.BEF.003 ecotype Adirondacks linkage group LG12, ASM2129224v1, whole genome shotgun sequence genomic segment:
- the sb:cb1058 gene encoding uncharacterized protein sb:cb1058: MTIGRNSRKSSVRSSIRAPKFLDKSSGFYCRFDEPEAAGGGEEVRGKEVEEGWNGTEDSNRQENSPRPTVVHISGADEREEAEFDFNEGMMEDDGETLLRRKPSRRSSRWRRSSRRKQNEGRAEEDAAREERPSLDTETQVDPHLLEDTKVMVGVEMEKLKTTGEDNEKAGRGKEPTLVHFPVREEADDQVLIRDKKRGREEEGEEEERMRREQKEGMKVVKRNTMKNYRKALDRAFRRGWETFITNLYSVTLTPVTSSAPSSSSPSSKKKSQHNSVLAEFQ, encoded by the exons ATGACAATTGGCAGGAACTCCAGGAAAAGCTCTGTGCGGAGCTCAATCCGGGCCCCAAAGTTTCTGGACAAATCCAGCGGCTTCTACTGTCGCTTTGATGAGCCTGAGGCCgctggaggaggggaggaggtgaGGGGAAAAGAAGTGGAGGAGGGATGGAACGGGACAGAggacagcaacagacaggagaACAGCCCGAGGCCTACTGTGGTGCACATTTCTGGGGCAGATGAACGGGAAGAAGCCGAGTTTGACTTCAATGAAGGGATGATGGAAGACGACGGGGAGACTCTCCTCCGGAGGAAGCCCAGCCGCCGCAGTAGCAGGTGGAGAAGAAGCTCCAGGAGGAAGCAGAATGAGGGGAGAGCCGAGGAGGATGCGGCCCGAGAAGAGAGGCCCAGCCTGGACACAGAGACTCAGGTTGACCCACACCTCCTGGAGGACACCAAGGTGATGGTCGGGGTAGAGATGGAGAAACTCAAGACGACGGGGGAAGACAATGAGAAGGCAGGACGAGGGAAGGAGCCCACGCTTGTTCACTTCCCGGTTCGGGAGGAGGCGGACGACCAGGTCCTGATCAGAGACaagaagagggggagagaggaggagggagaggaggaggagaggatgaggagggaaCAAAAGGAAGGGATGAAGGTGGTGAAGAGGAACACTATGAAGAATTACCGCAAG GCCTTGGACAGAGCCTTTCGTCGTGGCTGGGAGACCTTCATCACTAACCTCTACAGTGTCACGCTCACACCTGTGACATCGTCCGCGCCGTCATCTTCTTCGCCATCGTCAAAGAAGAAATCTCAACACAACTCAGTGTTAGCTGAGTTTCAATAA
- the arl2 gene encoding ADP-ribosylation factor-like protein 2 — MLNIFHSKLRISTSSLFIITAVERDTVAMGLLTILKKMKQKEREMRLLMLGLDNAGKTTILKKFNGEDVSTISPTLGFNIKTVEHKGFKLNIWDVGGQKSLRSYWRNYFESTDGLVWVVDSADRLRLEDCRQELSALLLEERLAGATLLVFANKQDLPGALSKEAIREALALDEIKSHHWCIIGCSAVTGENLLAGVDWLLDDIAARIFTTD; from the exons ATGCTAAATATCTTTCATTCAAAACTACGAATCAGTACAAGTAGCCTTTTTATTATAACTGCAGTTGAGCGGGACACCGTCGCGATGGGTTTGCTGACGATTTTAAAGAAGATGAAGCAGAAGGAGCGGGAGATGAGACTGCTGATGTT AGGCCTGGACAACGCGGGGAAGACCACCATCCTGAAGAAGTTTAATGGAGAAGACGTCAGCACCATCTCCCCGACACTGGGCTTCAACATCAAAACAGTGGAGCACAAAGG gtttaaattaaatatttgggaTGTGGGGGGTCAGAAGTCACTGCGCTCCTACTGGAGGAACTACTTTGAGAGCACAGACGGGCTGGTGTGGGTGGTGGACAGCGCAGACAGACTCAGACTCGAGGACTGCAGGCAGGAGCTCAGTGCACTGCTGCTGGaggag AGGTTAGCTGGTGCAACGCTGCTGGTGTTCGCCAACAAACAGGACTTACCAGGAGCCCTGTCAAAAGAGGCGATACGAGAG GCGCTGGCCCTCGATGAGATCAAAAGTCACCACTGGTGTATCATTGGTTGCAGTGCAGTAACTGGAGAGAATTTGTTAGCTGGAGTGGACTGGCTATTAGATGATATTGCTGCAAGGATCTTCACCACTGACTAA
- the batf2 gene encoding mucin-5AC: protein MSPLFMDTMYQPNSPGSPSAEESHSNTAGSEREGEGQQVKKRGTKRRDKNRDAARKSRRKQTERADELHDELQSLERSNSALQKEIASLKKDLHLYTTALERHKPFCSLRASESSSILTTVLPVSPSADCQTCSSPPKVPPRASSSTLVAGPSLSTSFTSSLELQTPDCVESPRLSPSAPAPTTTTLASSTSSPAELFTSSSSVTVPYSASFSTVPAPHSLFSEDAPSLITSRLTNPMHFCTSLVSSPVPSSSLTTAAQPQSGRGTVHNSPSVTANAGFSTLHPGALDAFLMKQASFPTAPSNVVPPYSHSQDVGLVVQACSTNVSQLHPSQFSGNPISSSQPCSLLPPTFQDPALQSFLASPQPNPELSPASAFALNTSYSPHVSPASLLSLLTVPSPLSVSQASSSSFDGPLSQPLPSLPPLEDPPRDLSLSELLEINDWILQ from the exons ATGTCCCCGTTATTCATGGACACGATGTACCAGCCCAACAGCCCCGGATCACCGTCAGCTGAGGAGAGCCACAGCAACACGGCTGGATCG gagagggaaggagagggaCAACAGGTGAAAAAGAGGGGGACAAAAAGACGAGACAAGAACAGAGATGCTGCGAGGAAGAGCCgcagaaaacaaacagagagagcGGACGAACTTCATGAT GAGCTCCAGAGCCTGGAGCGATCAAACTCAGCCCTTCAAAAGGAGATTGCCTCGTTGAAAAAAGACCTCCACCTCTACACTACGGCTCTGGAGCGCCACAAGCCTTTCTGCAGCCTCAGAGCCTCCGAATCCAGCTCCATCTTAACAACAGTCCTCCCAGTGTCCCCCTCAGCTGACTGTCAGACCTGCTCCAGTCCTCCTAAAGTCCCTCCCCGGGCCTCAAGCTCCACTTTGGTTGCTGGCCCTTCACTCTCTACCTCGTTTACCTCCAGCTTGGAGCTTCAAACCCCTGACTGTGTTGAAAGCCCTCGTCTCTCACCTTCAGCtcctgctccaacaactacaACATTAGCCTCATCCACCAGCTCGCCAGCTGAACTCTTCACTTCCTCCAGTTCTGTAACTGTTCCCTATTCTGCCTCTTTCTCCACAGTCCCGGCCCCTCACTCTTTGTTTAGCGAAGATGCTCCTTCTCTAATAACATCAAGGCTGACAAATCCTATGCATTTCTGCACCAGCCTTGTTTCAAGCCCTGTACCCTCCAGCTCGCTCACCACAGCTGCTCAGCCTCAGTCTGGGCGGGGCACCGTCCACAACAGTCCTTCAGTGACAGCAAATGCGGGTTTTTCTACACTTCATCCTGGCGCCCTGGATGCCTTTCTAATGAAACAAGCCTCTTTTCCAACTGCTCCTTCTAATGTAGTGCCCCCTTACTCTCATTCACAGGATGTGGGTCTAGTAGTGCAAGCCTGTTCCACGAATGTGTCCCAGCTTCATCCAAGTCAGTTTAGCGGCAATCCAATCAGTTCAAGTCAGCCATGTTCTCTTTTACCGCCGACTTTTCAAGATCCTGCTCTTCAGTCCTTCTTAGCGTCCCCTCAACCAAACCCAGAACTGTCTCCTGCCTCTGCTTTTGCCTTAAATACAAGTTACAGTCCACACGTCTCACCAGCGTCTCTGCTGTCCCTGCTCACCGTCCCGAGTCCCCTTAGTGTGTCTCAGGCTAGCTCCAGCAGCTTTGACGGGCCTCTCTCTCAACCACTACCCTCTCTGCCCCCACTGGAGGATCCCCCAAGggatctctccctctctgagcTCCTGGAGATCAATGATTGGATACTACAGTAA